From Streptomyces sp. HUAS MG91, the proteins below share one genomic window:
- a CDS encoding NAD(P)/FAD-dependent oxidoreductase, with protein MTAPRNTNASRTSNVPRILIVGGGFAGMECAHKLEKELKPGEAVLKLISPMDHQLYLPLLPHVASGVLTPQSVAVPLRRMLRRTAILPGGAVGVDPEAKAVVVRKINGEEIVERYDHLVLTPGSVTRQFDIPGVDEHAVGVKTLAEAAWIRDHVISQLDLAAASSDPAEREARLQFVVVGGGYAGTETAAYLQRLTTSAVKRYPGLDPKDIKWHLVDVAPKLMPELGDRLGDKAMAILERRGLHVSLGVSVAKATESTVTLTDGRELPCHTLIWTAGVAPSPLVATLGAETNRGRLVVTPRLTVPGLDGVFALGDAAAVPDLAKGGDAICPPTAQHAMRQGWAAARNVLAAVRGTPLTPYRHKDLGLVVDLGGIQAVSKPMGVQLTGLPAQVVARGYHLGALRTLTARFRTAANWGLNAVAGDDFVRTGFQRHRPATLKDFEMTDAYLSPEEIHAAVSAQVAGRAMTPQRPDLPIAQLPE; from the coding sequence ATGACCGCTCCCCGGAACACGAACGCTTCCCGTACCTCGAATGTGCCGCGGATCCTGATCGTCGGCGGCGGATTCGCCGGGATGGAATGCGCGCACAAGCTGGAGAAGGAGCTGAAGCCCGGCGAGGCCGTGCTGAAACTCATCAGTCCGATGGACCACCAGCTCTATCTCCCGCTGCTGCCGCACGTCGCGTCCGGAGTGCTGACTCCGCAGTCGGTGGCCGTACCGCTGCGCCGGATGCTGCGGCGCACCGCGATCCTGCCGGGCGGCGCGGTCGGCGTCGACCCGGAGGCGAAGGCCGTCGTCGTACGGAAGATCAACGGCGAGGAGATCGTCGAGCGCTACGACCACCTCGTCCTGACCCCGGGCAGTGTCACCCGGCAGTTCGACATCCCGGGCGTCGACGAGCACGCGGTGGGGGTGAAGACCCTCGCGGAGGCGGCCTGGATCCGTGACCACGTGATCTCGCAGCTGGACCTCGCCGCGGCCAGCTCGGACCCGGCCGAGCGGGAGGCACGGCTCCAGTTCGTCGTCGTGGGCGGCGGATACGCGGGCACGGAGACGGCCGCCTATCTCCAGCGGCTGACGACGTCCGCCGTGAAGCGGTATCCGGGGCTCGACCCCAAGGACATCAAGTGGCATCTGGTCGATGTGGCGCCGAAGCTGATGCCGGAGCTGGGCGACCGGCTCGGTGACAAGGCGATGGCGATCCTGGAGCGGCGCGGGCTGCACGTCTCGCTCGGGGTGTCCGTGGCCAAGGCCACCGAGTCCACCGTGACGCTGACGGACGGCCGGGAGCTGCCCTGCCACACGCTGATCTGGACGGCCGGTGTCGCCCCGAGCCCGCTGGTCGCCACGCTCGGCGCGGAGACGAACCGGGGCCGGCTCGTGGTCACGCCCCGGCTGACCGTGCCGGGCCTGGACGGCGTCTTCGCGCTCGGCGACGCCGCGGCCGTGCCCGACCTCGCCAAGGGCGGCGACGCGATCTGCCCGCCGACCGCGCAGCACGCGATGCGGCAGGGCTGGGCGGCGGCCCGCAATGTGCTCGCCGCCGTGCGCGGCACCCCTCTGACGCCGTACCGCCACAAGGACCTCGGACTGGTGGTCGACCTCGGCGGCATCCAGGCGGTGTCGAAGCCGATGGGCGTGCAGCTGACCGGGCTGCCCGCGCAGGTCGTCGCGCGCGGCTACCACCTGGGGGCGCTGCGGACGCTGACGGCGCGGTTCCGGACGGCGGCGAACTGGGGCCTGAACGCGGTCGCGGGCGACGACTTCGTCCGCACCGGGTTCCAGCGGCACCGGCCCGCCACGCTCAAGGACTTCGAGATGACGGACGCGTATCTGTCGCCGGAGGAGATCCACGCGGCGGTCAGCGCGCAGGTCGCGGGCCGGGCGATGACGCCGCAGCGCCCGGACCTGCCGATCGCGCAGCTCCCGGAGTAG
- a CDS encoding helix-turn-helix domain-containing protein → MPHLAELLTAPGLTGLHHLAGPLDAVEVTGVRLETRADRIPAVPPGAVAVLLATVPAHLLDVAVRDAAAAGAAALVLTGEDTTEPGAPDDPALTTLSSLAHRGRVAVLRATGDLAALAVAVDRAVAGGAADALARVGDAARRLPGTAGDPERAATVAARVLGVPVERRAAGPGETCASALGPDGEITLAAPDRPGHAGTAVRSVLALAVLAAAGGGHGDLPVRSRGQLLAELLAAPQERTPGLAARGRALGLPVDGHHTALRVEAPGLAPADRYGLLDGLAARTLTRLRAADDTAQWHAALVDDALVLLATRPAPPGPETGRAALALARRTLDALRARHPDAGLRGGLGAAHRGPLGVRTSAREARAALQAPPDGTSVTAHDAAGLDRMLMEWYASDTAHAATGELLAPVLKLGEDKAEPLLRTLQAYLDHNNSPARAAELLHLHRNAVGARIRRVTELTGADLTDPDTRLALQLACRARLSGMRPDGPA, encoded by the coding sequence ATGCCGCACCTCGCCGAGCTGCTCACCGCCCCGGGCCTGACCGGACTGCACCACCTGGCAGGGCCGCTCGACGCGGTCGAGGTGACCGGCGTCCGGCTGGAGACCCGCGCCGACCGCATCCCCGCGGTGCCGCCCGGCGCCGTCGCGGTCCTCCTCGCGACGGTCCCCGCCCACCTCCTCGACGTCGCCGTACGGGACGCGGCGGCGGCCGGGGCCGCGGCGCTGGTGCTCACCGGGGAGGACACCACCGAGCCCGGCGCCCCGGACGACCCCGCCCTGACCACCCTGAGTTCCCTCGCCCACCGCGGCCGGGTCGCCGTGCTGCGCGCCACCGGCGATCTGGCCGCGCTGGCCGTCGCCGTCGACCGCGCCGTGGCCGGGGGAGCCGCCGACGCGCTGGCCCGCGTCGGCGACGCCGCGCGGCGGCTGCCGGGCACCGCGGGGGACCCCGAGCGTGCCGCCACCGTCGCCGCGCGGGTCCTCGGCGTCCCCGTGGAGCGACGCGCGGCGGGCCCCGGCGAGACGTGCGCGAGCGCCCTCGGCCCCGACGGCGAGATCACCCTCGCGGCACCGGACCGCCCCGGGCACGCCGGCACCGCGGTACGGAGCGTGCTGGCCCTGGCGGTGCTCGCGGCGGCCGGCGGCGGCCACGGCGACCTGCCCGTGCGCTCCCGCGGCCAGCTGCTCGCCGAGCTCCTCGCCGCGCCGCAGGAGCGGACCCCCGGCCTCGCCGCGCGCGGCCGCGCCCTCGGCCTGCCCGTCGACGGCCACCACACGGCGCTGCGCGTCGAGGCGCCCGGCCTCGCGCCCGCCGACCGCTACGGCCTCCTCGACGGCCTCGCGGCCCGCACCCTGACCCGGCTGCGGGCCGCCGACGACACCGCCCAGTGGCACGCCGCGCTCGTCGACGACGCCCTCGTCCTGCTCGCCACCCGCCCCGCGCCCCCGGGCCCCGAGACCGGCCGCGCCGCCCTCGCCCTCGCCCGCCGCACCCTGGACGCGCTGCGCGCCCGGCACCCCGACGCCGGACTGCGCGGCGGGCTCGGCGCGGCGCACCGCGGTCCCCTCGGCGTGCGCACCTCGGCCCGCGAGGCCCGCGCCGCCCTCCAGGCCCCGCCCGACGGCACCTCGGTCACCGCGCACGACGCGGCGGGCCTGGACCGCATGCTGATGGAGTGGTACGCCTCCGACACCGCGCACGCGGCGACCGGCGAACTCCTCGCCCCCGTACTGAAACTGGGCGAGGACAAGGCGGAGCCGCTGCTGCGCACGCTCCAGGCCTACCTCGACCACAACAACTCGCCGGCCCGCGCCGCCGAACTCCTCCACCTGCACCGCAACGCCGTCGGCGCCCGCATCCGTCGCGTCACGGAGCTCACGGGCGCCGACCTCACCGACCCGGACACCCGCCTGGCCCTCCAACTCGCCTGCCGCGCACGGCTGTCGGGGATGCGACCGGACGGACCTGCCTGA
- a CDS encoding DUF917 domain-containing protein gives MHLDAEALIDFARGCAVLGSGGGGPVADTLPVAAQAIEECGPVPVVAPDALADDALMLPVSLVGSPAVAAERIGGRAEAERLAAHVAGLHGRPVAAVMSGEIGGQNGPFTVACAARLGVPLLDADSIGRAFPRLDQNVLELAGLSPSPAVLADEYGRTVVLDHIDGAYLEELARQVVAVFGGRAVSADYPLTAGQAARHAVRGSVTRAVRLGRGEEPVPLLTGKVAAVRRPGDGAAGVLLEGTGADAGRLVQVRARSEFVAAMEDGRALALVPDVIALIDARTGWAVPVEEARYGLRVRLVTLAADPVWYTEAGLRLAGPAAFGLDGLTHGPGREEAR, from the coding sequence ATGCACCTGGACGCGGAAGCCCTCATCGACTTCGCGCGGGGCTGCGCCGTCCTCGGTTCCGGGGGCGGCGGCCCCGTCGCCGACACGCTGCCGGTCGCCGCGCAGGCGATCGAGGAGTGCGGTCCCGTGCCGGTCGTCGCGCCGGACGCGCTCGCCGACGACGCGCTGATGCTGCCGGTCAGCCTCGTCGGGTCGCCGGCCGTCGCCGCGGAGCGGATCGGCGGGCGCGCGGAGGCGGAGCGGCTCGCGGCGCACGTGGCCGGGCTGCACGGCCGCCCGGTGGCCGCCGTGATGTCCGGCGAGATCGGCGGGCAGAACGGCCCGTTCACCGTGGCCTGCGCGGCCCGGCTCGGGGTGCCGCTGCTCGACGCGGACTCCATCGGGCGGGCGTTCCCGCGGCTGGACCAGAACGTCCTCGAACTGGCCGGGCTCTCGCCCTCGCCCGCCGTCCTGGCCGACGAGTACGGGCGCACGGTCGTCCTCGACCACATCGACGGCGCCTACCTGGAGGAACTGGCACGGCAGGTCGTCGCGGTGTTCGGCGGGCGCGCCGTCTCCGCGGACTATCCGCTGACCGCCGGGCAGGCCGCCCGGCACGCGGTGCGGGGTTCGGTGACGCGGGCCGTCCGGCTCGGCCGCGGCGAGGAGCCCGTTCCGCTGCTCACGGGCAAGGTCGCCGCGGTGCGCCGGCCCGGCGACGGCGCGGCCGGCGTCCTCCTGGAGGGCACCGGTGCCGACGCGGGCCGCCTGGTGCAGGTGCGGGCGCGCAGCGAGTTCGTCGCGGCGATGGAGGACGGCCGGGCGCTCGCCCTGGTGCCGGACGTCATCGCCCTGATCGACGCGCGCACCGGCTGGGCGGTGCCGGTCGAGGAGGCCAGGTACGGGCTGCGGGTGCGGCTCGTGACGCTCGCGGCGGACCCGGTCTGGTACACGGAGGCGGGGCTGCGGCTCGCGGGCCCGGCGGCGTTCGGTCTTGACGGGCTGACGCACGGCCCCGGCCGGGAGGAGGCACGGTGA
- a CDS encoding hydantoinase/oxoprolinase N-terminal domain-containing protein, with the protein MTVTVGVDVGPSSTDAVLLDAGRPVLAVKVPSRPGDAVGSLVGAVTRLPADQRARAGALAVGLRVAARAVTGRSGLARVGVLRIGGAAADTVRPLFGWPEELRAAVCAGVANVAGGTGLAPLDGAPLDEPAIAAFGAELAGRAEAFAVSSVFAPVDGAQEREAARILRAHVGPDVPILLSGAVGALGLVPRENATVLDAALSVLVARVADELTAALPGLGLAPDADILVTRHDGTLMSLDYLRRQPGLSLGSGPACTLRGAGLLAGLRAAVVVDVGERRARVGVLSGGYPREAAPGERIGGVPVSLRFPDLLTVDADDHRGIAEAADRMQPAADRLPVVLVGGGAPRVPDAALAGFEVVRPEHGDVAGAFGAAASPVGGGAERIVHRPGALDAVRDEVRELARASAVRAGADPRRVRTVLDPEEFVPYLPGAVLLRARAFGPPSPL; encoded by the coding sequence GTGACCGTTACCGTCGGCGTGGACGTCGGCCCCAGCAGCACCGACGCCGTCCTGCTCGACGCCGGGCGGCCGGTGCTCGCCGTGAAGGTGCCCTCGCGGCCGGGCGACGCGGTCGGGTCGCTGGTCGGTGCCGTGACCCGGCTGCCCGCGGACCAGCGGGCCCGGGCCGGGGCGCTGGCCGTCGGGCTGCGGGTCGCCGCACGCGCGGTGACCGGGCGGTCGGGACTCGCGCGGGTCGGCGTGCTCAGGATCGGGGGCGCGGCCGCCGACACCGTACGTCCGCTGTTCGGCTGGCCCGAGGAGCTGCGGGCCGCCGTGTGCGCGGGGGTGGCGAACGTCGCGGGCGGCACCGGCCTCGCGCCGCTGGACGGGGCGCCGCTGGACGAGCCGGCGATCGCCGCGTTCGGGGCCGAACTGGCGGGACGCGCCGAGGCGTTCGCGGTCAGCTCGGTGTTCGCACCGGTCGACGGCGCCCAGGAGCGGGAGGCCGCGCGCATCCTGCGGGCGCACGTCGGCCCCGACGTCCCGATACTGCTGTCCGGCGCGGTCGGCGCGCTCGGCCTGGTCCCGCGCGAGAACGCCACGGTGCTCGACGCGGCGCTGAGCGTGCTCGTGGCGCGGGTCGCCGACGAGCTGACCGCCGCGCTGCCCGGTCTCGGTCTCGCGCCGGACGCCGACATCCTGGTCACCCGGCACGACGGCACCCTGATGAGCCTGGACTATCTGCGCCGGCAGCCGGGGCTCAGCCTCGGCTCGGGTCCCGCCTGCACCCTGCGCGGCGCCGGGCTGCTGGCCGGCCTGCGGGCCGCGGTCGTCGTCGACGTGGGTGAACGACGCGCCCGCGTCGGCGTGTTGAGCGGCGGCTATCCCCGTGAGGCCGCCCCGGGTGAGCGCATCGGCGGCGTCCCGGTGAGCCTGCGCTTCCCCGATCTGCTCACGGTGGACGCGGACGACCACCGCGGCATCGCCGAGGCCGCCGACCGGATGCAGCCCGCCGCGGACCGGCTCCCGGTGGTCCTGGTCGGCGGCGGGGCGCCCCGGGTGCCGGACGCGGCGCTGGCCGGCTTCGAGGTCGTCCGGCCCGAACACGGCGATGTGGCGGGCGCGTTCGGCGCCGCGGCCTCGCCGGTCGGCGGCGGCGCGGAGCGGATCGTGCACCGCCCCGGCGCGCTGGACGCCGTACGCGACGAGGTACGGGAACTGGCGCGGGCCAGCGCGGTGCGCGCCGGGGCCGATCCGCGGCGAGTGCGCACGGTGCTCGACCCCGAGGAGTTCGTGCCTTACCTGCCGGGGGCCGTGCTGCTGCGGGCCCGCGCGTTCGGCCCGCCCTCACCGCTCTGA